Part of the Chanodichthys erythropterus isolate Z2021 chromosome 13, ASM2448905v1, whole genome shotgun sequence genome is shown below.
gtttggggtcagtaatctttttttttttttgttcgttccacactcgtaagaccttaagaaattaagatattgttgatgaaatccaatggctcagtccAATGGCCTCTATTAAGAGCAAAGCCACTGAACtgctcaagatccataaaggtactaaaacatatttaaaacagttcatgtgatttcagtggttctacctttaatatcataaagcaataagaatactttttgtgcgccaaaaaaaacaaacaaattttcaacaatatctatatgggccgatttcaaaacattgcttcatgaagcttctgagctttatgaatcttttgtttcgaattagtgatttggatcaaagtccctttaagtgTTATTCTGTAGTCTTtgttcggatctcctatcaaacggctaaactgctgaaataacGTGATTTTGGtgctccgattcactgatttgTACtgagctctgaagcagtgttttgaaatcggcccatatagatactgttgaaaagttgtttttttttggcacacaaaacgTATTcttatcactttataatattaagatagaaccactgaacttacatgaaaatatgttttaaatatgtttttaatacctttatggatcttgagcgtttcaatggctttgctctcaatagaggcctcactgaaccatcggatttcaactaaaatatcttaatttgtgtttcgaagattaacgaaggtcttacgggtgtagaacgacatgagggtgagtaataaattacattattttcattttttggtgaactaaccctttaaattgatcaatagTGAAAGTAAAGTCATTTACaatgttgcaaaagatttatcaaataaatgctgttcttttgaacattctgttcatcaaaatatattacagattccacaaaaatattaagcaactcaactgttttcaacattgataatagaatattagaatgatttgtgaaagatcatgtgacactgaagactgaaaatgtataaataccatcacaggaataaattacattttaaaatctaagATAAAAGGGGttgtttgaaattgtaatatttcacaatataactgtttttattgtatttttgatcaaataaaggcacccttggtgagcacaagagactccttttaaaaacataaacatattaCCAAGCCCAGAATTTGAAAGGtagtaaacataaaaaaatgcagtaaaatgcAAGGcggattcattttaaattttgatatatttatatatttcataaaatcAACATCATTTTCAGGGTACAGATGGTAATGTTAAAACAATTTTACCACAGTAGTTACTCCaaataatgcatatatatatatataaaaatgaccAATTTAACTTTGCATGAAGGTACACTATGGAATCATGAGAACAAAGTTTCAATAACTTTTCAGCAAATCAGATATATATTGGAAACAAGAGGAACACGGTTGAAATTTTAGATGAGACACTGAGATGTTTTCTTCTTCCCCTATTCAGGTCTTTTGTAGACTGTTTCTGCATTGCCCTCTTTCATTGCAGCATATCTAGCCACCGTGAACAAGTAGTCACTCAATCTGTGGAAGCAAAAAGTCTTCACTTTACTTAAATCACAAAATTCATAGATTCAAATGAAAACTTACATATAATGACAATGAGAATAGAATAAGTTCATACCTGTTCAGATATCTGGCAACTTCAGCATCTGTCTCACCCGAACGGACAACAGGGGCAACACTGTAATACATAACATTTAACACCAACAGAGCAGTAAGATAACACAAGTGGAACTGAGAAACTTTACAGAATATTGTTTGTGTGCACGTGTATGTCAGACTGACCAGCGTTCAGCCCGTCGACACACTGTTCTGGCCACATGTAAAGCTGTGCTGCTTTTCCCTCCTGACTGCAAATCGAGTGTGAGATTAAATGGCTTTCCCTCAGTAATCACCTTACTTTACAATATTAACTGGCATCAACATGTTATTAAAGTCAgtatgaaatggaagttgcgatagtcttttcctCCTTTTTGTGACGTATATCCCAAAAAAAAATGtggggcgggacttgattttgtccatcggaAATTGATTGGATCGTTATAGTTTGCTactgctgtgatctcatgtgagtgacaggttgccccgccctcacacCAGTAAACACGTTGTtattgcaagagggaggggaagttattttgaataaagattacgagggcacatgaattaaaaaaataaaaattacgtGCCTGGCCCCCGAAAAATTGTTTATATTCAATACtgcaaaattacataaaaatatgaattggtaattttgatttcatggtgactttaacgaCCCATCTAGGGTCTAACTGCCTTTCAACTCTAGAGATTAGGTAAGCATACATATATATCTGGAACATACATACAGGAAGAATGAAGTTGGTGAGTGGAGGCAGCTCCTCTGTAAACGAATCAATCCACCTCTCCAGCTCAATCACAGCTTGAGAGCTGAACTTTGTCTTCTCTGTTTGGAACAGGAACATCAGAATAAGGCTCATATTTTACTGCTAATCTATTGCTAAGCTATTCAATTTTAAAGTGCATTTAGAAATTGAAAATGTCCTTTGATTCTGATTAGAGCTTACGGATGTGACTGTCTCTAGCTGATGACCGTGGAGTGGCAATATTTGATCCTACATCCTGTAGTACACACTGGATCTGTACAGACAAAAGAAGTATGTGGACACTTATACCATGCAAAAATGTAAGTTCAGCTGACTTTGTACATCCACTAAAATCAACTTGATATGATTTGGTTAAAAGTAACTGCAAAAATGACTCATTTTTGTCCACTTTCCACAGAATTAATTCCACTTTTCTATTTGCAGATGCTTTTTTTTATCTATAAAGCAATACAATTCATGCATTTAAAGAGTggcttaagtgtccaaataatTTCAGATACACTGTAGTGTTCTGATGCAAACATCAGAGAGAAACAGACCTTCTCCAGCTGATCTGTGAATGAATGGCCACTGTCAATGCAAAATTCTCTTGCTAACCTGAAAAAGGGAATCAGGAGTTTTATTAGCATTTGCATTTTAGAGTCATTTGACCCACACATTATGCTACATTAACTCTATCCATTACCCAATTGCTGATGATAATTCATCTGTTGTTCCCAAAGCATCAAATATATGATCCTCCTTTGGTCTCCTCTCACCTGTGAAGGTACTGGAAAAACCTAATGAGGTGAGACATTGAAAACAGAGCAATGTTTACACAAACCTAACACTTTCAGTTTGACATACAACTCTTACTTTTGTAGTaaatacagtatctcacagaagtgagtacacctctcacatttttgtaaatatatcttttcatgtgacaacatttaagaaatgacactttgctacaaagtaaagtagtgagtgtacagcttgtataacagtgtaaatttgctgtcccctcaaaataactcaacacacagccattaatgtctaaaccgctgggcacaaaagtgagtacacccctaagagaaaaagtccaaattgggcctaattagccattttctctccctgGTGTCATGAGACTCATTagtgttaaaggaacactccattttttttttttttttgaaaataggctcattttccaactcccctagagttaaacagttgagttttaccgttttctaatccattcagccgatcttcggttctggtggtaccacttttagcatagcttagcatagttcattgaatctgattagaccattagcatctctctcaaaaatgaccaaagagttttgatatttttcctatttaaaacttgactcttctgtagttaaattgtgtacttagaccgacggaaaatgaaaagttgcgattttctaggccgatatggctaggaactatactctcattcaggcgtaataatcaaggaactttgctgccgtatcatggctgcagcagcgcaatgatattacgcagcgtctctcacaaatggttgcaaggcacgttccctgtgcaagcagggggtcacaggcactgtgtaatatcattgcaccttctgcacccatggtacggcagcaaagttccttgattattacgccagaatgagagtatagttcctagccatatcggcctagaaaatcacaacttttcattttccgtcggtcttagtacacgatttaactacagaagagtcaagttttaaataggaaaaatatcaaaactctttggtcatttttaagcgcgatgctaacggtctaatcagattcaattaactatgctaagctatgctaaaagtggtaccgccagacccggagatcagctgaacggattcgaaaacggtaaaactcaactgtttaactctaggggagttggaaaatgagcctattttcaaaaaaagtggagtgttcctttaaaggtctcaggtgtgaacggggagcaggtgtgttaaatttgatgttatcactctcactctctcatactggtcactggaagttcaacatggcccctcatggcaaagaactctctgaggatcagAAAAAAGATGGCGTAGACTATgagaagattgccaagaccctgaaactgagctgcagcgcggtggccaagaccatacagcggtttaacgggacaggttccactcagaacaggccgtgctgtacactcactactttacattgtagcaaagtgtcctttcttcagtgttgtcacatgaaaacatataataaaatattgaggGGTGTagtcacttctgtgagatactgtatataatgtTGATCATTTCAAAATCCCAATATAAAGGCTGCCAGcacaaatatttacagtatgaaaataaataacctttatctccagtTTTTGTGTATATCTTGGGAATCCTTCTATTTTCTTCAGATGTGCTGGCATACCTTGGAAAAGGGAGAAAACATTGGTAACATACAAAGTAATACACTGAAGTTAATTTGCTACATTAGCCTGAAACACATGGGATATGGGCTTCAAAGCTGCAACAGTCCTTTTACCTTCTTTCATCCCCCCACACCGGCTGCATCCGCTTTATGCTCATACATGTCCCTAAACGAAGGGCACGGTGAAGACCTGTGGTCCTGGTCCAAAAAGATAACATCGTAAACGCTAAAACATTTCCAAACGCGCTTCTGTGTTTACTATTGACCGTTTTGACAGCTTCTGCTGCCCGTAGACGGGCGTTCAATCGCGCAACCTATGACGCGAGATGGTGCGAATTACGATTGGTGTTTTGAGAGTCGGTGACTGTGAGAGCTTCTTCCTGATAGGCGGATATGGAGTCAGCGATGTGAGAGCTCAATCCTGATTGCTTCAAACTATAGCGAAGGTTCATGTGTATGGCAATGGACAAGCCGAAGCGATGCATGACACTTTACCTCAGGATTCCTCGATTCTTAAACTGTTAAACTGTTCTTTTAAAACTACAAGAATAGTGCGATGAATTTAGGTCGGTGGATGAGAACAAATACGAGATTTTAGCACGGTTTTATTGCTTTGGTTTGCATATACTGATACATTTTCTGCATATACTGATACATTTTCTGCATAAagttccattataaagctctaaTATTCAGGATGCAAACAAGAGAGTTGTTCGTTTCAGCACCAGGGAAAGTAATTCTCCACGGTGAGCATTCTGTCGTGCATGGAAAGGTGGGTGTTTAATCATCACAGACCCCGACACTGATGTCTTTTAATGATGTCTTCCCTTTTCTCTCATTCAAGTGTTTTAGAAAGTCATTGGTTTAGAAAAATCATGGTTTTGAAGGATATTTTGTTTAGGATTGTGAAAAAAACTTTGCAGAAATGCAAAGTTGATGTGCTTTATGGTCTAGAATATCATTTGGAGTAGTCTTTTTGTGATTTACCCTGAGCTGGATAGATTACTTATGAATTGTAATCAGTAATTAAAAATTTCAAGACAAAATTATACTAATAATTATAGTAATATAATttcttagattacacatttttggtAATGTATTctacttttggattacatttagattacttttgtgctGACCCTTATTTGATGTGACATATATTGTAGGCTAATCTTGTACTATTTTGACAGATGCAATGAAAAAATGtattccaaaaaatatattctattcACCAACAAGAACCTCAACAGATTCTTTGTAAAGTGCAATGTATGGACAGTTAATACTTCAAAATACTAACACTTATGTCCTGTTAGTGTTTGCTGATagtaacactgaataaaacaaaatcacatcttattatttaaaaacatatttacttaaaattaagtaaatttagaaaacagcaacattacaaaaacaaatattgaaaaacatgaaattcacAGCAATATCACTGCTACAtcaaatatttcatatatatttcatatatattattagttcttgctcacacactcacttatatatatatatatatatatatatatatatatatatatatatatatatatatatatatatatatatatatatatataacatttcatttatattcatCAATATTTCATCTATATGCCCCCCTCGCCACCGGAAAAactcaaagaatcatgaaaaattAGGAGAATCAATGAATTGTGAACAACTTACTACCATTGCGTAAACaatatgtaatcatgtaatccataaaaaagtaactgtagtctgattacgAGTATTTTAAAGTAGTTTAAAGTAGTTTACTCTGATTACAAGGACttgatttttggaatctgattacgtaatccagattacatgtaatccgtTACTACCCAGCTCTGGATTTATCGTGTTTGGGTTCCATTGTGtgaatcatttttaatttttaacattttaatgtttatataaatatgtattttttatgttgtatatagttttaatatttatagtttttccattttgctaaataaaataagtattaTGTAAGTTGATATTTTGAGgcaatgtaataattttgaaatcactaaaaatattatgaaatgttGGTATTACAAGTCAAATACTAActtgaaaaattaaactttgttGTGTGATTTTTAGCAATATGTACAGAGTATCAGctactgttttgtttttaccaATATTTATTTAGTAGGTATTATTTAATTGCTTATTGTTTAATAACAACTGTGttgattttagaaaaaaaaatcaaagatgAGATTATTCAGGTTTATTGTGTCTAATGTACTGTTGGAAAACTGAAACTTCTGTTCTTGATCAATCTTAAACAGGTTGCTTTGGCTGTGAGTTTGAATTTGCGCACATTCCTGCGGCTGCAGTCCACATCATCCGGTGAAGTGCGCATTAACCTCCCCAATATTGACACTTTCCTGTCCTGGGAAATAACTGCACTGCAGCCTCTTCTGGCTGGGTATAAAGGTGAGAGGAGatacatatttgtttttttgttaaaaaaatagttcacccaaaaatttaaattgtcaTTTACTCCAGTATATTCCATGCCTCTTTATTGAAGTTGTAATAATAATGCAGTGTCGGAAAGCATTCATCTCTGGCCTGTGTTCCTTTGACTGTTCATTGTTTTAGCAGAGCAGGGAGACCTGAAGGAACTTGATGCAGATCTTTTGAAGAGACTACGTGAATTCACGGGCATTTCAGATGATTCCACAGACACAAGAAGCATGGCAGTGTTGGCTTTCCTCTACATGTACCTGACTGTTTTTGCAGAGTAAGAACACTGTTAAACTCTGCATCATTTATTAAAGCGCCATATTATGCTTTTTTCGGATATTACCATTCATGtaatgtgtaatatagctgtttgtgaatgtaaaggtctgcaaagtttaaaagatcaaagtgcatgttTTGTTGTCTaatgaaagaaagaacagattctgaactgcctatatatatatatatatatatatatatatatatatatatatatatataggcttgTAAAAAATTTGCATAATACCCACCTATGGTCTTTATTGACTGCTTGCGAACAATGCGTACTTTGAcctgccctcaaacactgtagttggaATTGAGGCCCAGAAGAGCttggtttgtgttgtcgacATGATGAGAAGACAGTTTTCTCTGCAGCtactgtttgtatcactgtgtatacaagtgctgaggaagcctcCGAAGCTGAAATTCAGACATGGTAATGGGCATTTCGTTTTCAACACACGCTGTaagcggttgaccaatcacaatagACTAGGccatctaaccaatcagagcagagtaggctctcagaaaggaggggtttaaaGAGACCAGATCCTTGATCAAACCATTTCAGACCCTGTGAGAAAAGAGTTGATCTTATAATTTATTGTATATTATGaagaagttatttttttgaactTGGATGCATGCATGTACACCTAtcgtaggagacctccaaaacaaaatgaggaaactttaaaatagcataataggggttcaaatgtttaaatgaaGCTTAAAGTGTTAAATCTGCATATATTTGAAAGCtttatttgaacatttttgTAATATGGGCTTTTGACATTTTCTGCCATTTGTTTCAGAGATCTGGCCAGTATCACAGTGTCTGTGTGGTCAGAGTTGCCCACAGGAGCTGGTTTAGGCTCCAGTGCTGCCTATAATGTTTGCCTGTCTGCTGCTCTGCTGTCTGCCAGAGGGACCATATCATCTCCTCTTATGCCACAGCAGGAGTCAGCCAGGTAACACTTCATTACAAATGATTATGGGGCTTTTATGTAGATAATGTAGGTAAGGATTGTTTAATTTACTTTGAACTCGTTAAAAGTGTTATCTTGTTAAAAGTGACTTACAGTCTTTCATTACACGGAAAGTCAACTTTTTGGTTCCCAGCCTAGATTGTCATAAAAAAAGGCTACACAATCCTCGAAATGGATACATCTGTTTCAGCTTATAGATTAAGCAACCAAGGAGCAGAGATATTAACTTAGAATTCCAAAGTTCTTGTCCTTCCTCCATCCTCTCAAAAGGATAAAAAGGGGTACAATTTAGAATTGCTCTTCTGACCATGTTCAGTTATATTTAGCTGCAGTTCTTCTGCAAATGGTAACCCCCATCATTTTTCCTGTCCTCTTCCtaccctttttttttaattttctcaaaaaaagtggcaaaaaaactacaaaaacactAGGCCTGAAGTAGGTAAAATGTTTCAGAGAGATGTCTCATACaagggctgcatttatttgagcaaaaatgCAGTAGAAACactattattgtgaaatattaatgcaatttaaaataactctctttttaaaaatattttaaaatgagatttattctgatggcaaagctgaattttcagcagccattagttgtgctgcttaatatttctgtggaaacttttgtaccattataaatgtctttactgacaattttaatcaatttaatgcatcctttccgaataaaagtattattttttattttttttttaaaaaactctttcacggcagtgtatatatatattgcccTTTGACTTTTTTTAATGACATTAGCAGCAAGAATTTTTCgttaactgaaaatgttgtttTCGTGTTGTAGATGGTGTAAAGATGAGATGGAGCTGATTAACAGGTGGGCGTTCATGGGTGAGAAGATCATCCATGGTAACCCTTCAGGGGTGGATAATGCTGTGGGCACATGGGGTATGACTCCAAACCTGTGACTGCATTCATGATGCTTCTTCATTTGGTGTATTTTATTTGTACTGTATCACTTTATGCTTTCTATAACAGGTGGCTTTTTAAGATACCATGCTGGGAATATAACTCCACTAAGCTGGTAACATTTTACTCTGCAAACATTATtttcacaatatatttttttcattatcatAAAGTTACTGTTCCAATATATCAGTAAAGTATATAAAAAGTTACAGAAGCAACAGAATTTTCTAAGTGTGTTATTGGGTTCATTTCCTCCCCAGGGTCCCCATTCTGAGAATCCTTCTCACTAACACCAAAGTACCACGTAGCACCAAAGTGCTTGTTTCTGGAGTGAAGGACAAAATTAACAAGGTAGTAAATGGCTCCTCCACACCCCTcttccatatttttattcctgTGCCCTTCAGTTAGCATAATGGCCGGTGTTGTGTGAGTGAGGAACACTCCAGGGGCCCAGTGCTGAGTGCCTTTTATAAGAGCTCCAAATGAAACACTCTGCCAACGCTCCTGTGCTCTGTTACCCTGACAACGGCAGCAGGTAGCCTCACTGCTGGCACATCCTGATTTGCGAAGTGGAATTCCGGTATTATTGGGGTGGAAAAGAGTAAAGACTCAGGACAGACTTGAAAGGGGTCATATTCTACAGTTTTGTGGCATTATTAGTCAAAGGAATAAGCCATGAACGAGTGTCATTTAGTTTTCCACTCTCTTTTAGAATTTACTTTAAAGGTATGGTTGACTCAAAAATGAATCATCATGACCCACCCTCATTCCAAACTGCATGACTTACcttcttctgtagaacacaaaaggagatagtTTATAGAATATCTGGTTGATTGAATTCAGCACGATGGCAGTACATCATGCTTCAACTTGACACTTAGTAAAGCACCCAAGAGCGGATGccattgatttttttgtgtgccagCCAGTACTTCACACTCCAGCCTACTAGGTGGCATAAATTCACTATTATTTTTCTTAGTCTGCCAATTTAATGGCAGCTGGCAAAACGGCTTGATATTTTTAACCCCAAACCATCACAAACCCCACCCCACCCGATTTCATTGGTCAACTTATCGTGCATTCATCAGTTATTAGAGAATGTCAGCGACATAGTACATTGGGCTCTTGTTTTCAAATGGCAAGAGTTAAGAGTTGCAGTTGTATGGAGATATTCTGCTTGACTAAGGATGACAATTATAATTATCTTTTACTGTGACAAGCTTAAGCTGATAATTTTTCTTGATGGATAATGTTGTTCCCACACTTGTGTTTGTGCAGCACTTATCTGTCCTTTTAGTCCTCTGCACTGTGTTGTTTTGCAGTTTCCCTCCGTAATGAAGCCGGTTCTGGAGTCTGTCAGCGCTGTGTCCTGCACCTGTGAACAGACTCTCACAGAGATGGCCGCAAACGGACCTTCAGTTGAGCACTACAACATACTAGAGGTACAATCACACAGCTTTTCCCTTATAAAGA
Proteins encoded:
- the mmab gene encoding corrinoid adenosyltransferase → MLSFWTRTTGLHRALRLGTCMSIKRMQPVWGDERRYASTSEENRRIPKIYTKTGDKGFSSTFTGERRPKEDHIFDALGTTDELSSAIGLAREFCIDSGHSFTDQLEKIQCVLQDVGSNIATPRSSARDSHIQKTKFSSQAVIELERWIDSFTEELPPLTNFILPSGGKSSTALHVARTVCRRAERCVAPVVRSGETDAEVARYLNRLSDYLFTVARYAAMKEGNAETVYKRPE
- the mvk gene encoding mevalonate kinase isoform X1 yields the protein MQTRELFVSAPGKVILHGEHSVVHGKVALAVSLNLRTFLRLQSTSSGEVRINLPNIDTFLSWEITALQPLLAGYKAEQGDLKELDADLLKRLREFTGISDDSTDTRSMAVLAFLYMYLTVFAEDLASITVSVWSELPTGAGLGSSAAYNVCLSAALLSARGTISSPLMPQQESARWCKDEMELINRWAFMGEKIIHGNPSGVDNAVGTWGGFLRYHAGNITPLSWVPILRILLTNTKVPRSTKVLVSGVKDKINKFPSVMKPVLESVSAVSCTCEQTLTEMAANGPSVEHYNILEELIDINQHHLNVMGVGHSSLDTLCRVTLARGLHSKLTGAGGGGCGITLLRPETDTSVIQSTVEELKSCGFDCWETSIGAPGVQQHSSAALSQDILKILNSY
- the mvk gene encoding mevalonate kinase isoform X2 yields the protein MQTRELFVSAPGKVILHGEHSVVHGKVALAVSLNLRTFLRLQSTSSGEVRINLPNIDTFLSWEITALQPLLAGYKEQGDLKELDADLLKRLREFTGISDDSTDTRSMAVLAFLYMYLTVFAEDLASITVSVWSELPTGAGLGSSAAYNVCLSAALLSARGTISSPLMPQQESARWCKDEMELINRWAFMGEKIIHGNPSGVDNAVGTWGGFLRYHAGNITPLSWVPILRILLTNTKVPRSTKVLVSGVKDKINKFPSVMKPVLESVSAVSCTCEQTLTEMAANGPSVEHYNILEELIDINQHHLNVMGVGHSSLDTLCRVTLARGLHSKLTGAGGGGCGITLLRPETDTSVIQSTVEELKSCGFDCWETSIGAPGVQQHSSAALSQDILKILNSY